The Anguilla anguilla isolate fAngAng1 chromosome 2, fAngAng1.pri, whole genome shotgun sequence genome contains the following window.
AAAATCAATTAGCAAAATGTTTGTTTCGTGATCAAAGCCATACCGAATTaagtgccccctcccctctttttcAGAAGCCCACTGTATATAGTTGAAGCTCCATAAAAACCGGTAGAgatctttctgtctctttaacCTTAGTGATTGCTCCCTCTCTTGAGAGTTTAACACAGGATGCTAGTACTGACTCACAACCATTAACCAACTGAGAAACCAACAATCAGcacttattttttataatatatatatatatatatatatatatatatatatattatatatatatatatatatatatatatatatatatatatatatatatatatatatatatgccgtttttgtttgtatttcttagTAGAGACAAGTGTTGACCAGAACATCCTGACACGGGTACATGAGTGACTGTATGGCTGCAAACAAAATGAGACTTCAGTGGGCAGAGCAAACTCATCCTAGGCTTAAAGTAAGCATGTATAGCTACAGGCTATGCAGtgaaaatgtgtgctgtgttttgtgaGAAAATACAAGCACATTTCTGCTTCCTACATACCTCAGTAAGAGGGAAGAGATCATTTGcatgagaaaataattattttagacACACTGCATAGAGCTACAGACAATGTCACCAACAAACCttacacttacaaacacacatacagtcactcACTGCATTGACAgtgttctctctcattctttctttctttctcactctctctttctgggCATCTTTTTAAGCAAAGAGAATTTTAAACAGAGGAAAAGGAAGGGTGTGCTGGAGAAGGTGGTTGACAAGTTGTCTAAATGGAAATGGTTGTTACCACAGCTCTCCTGCAGGGGAAGGGTCTTGGTTACAAACAACGTGGCTGCCTCAATGTTGTGGCATAGACTCACAGTCTTGGAGCCACCTGATGATCTAATTTATCAAATTCAGAAGAGGCTGGTAGATTTTTCTGGACAGGGCAGCATTGGATGCATGTGCCGGTCTTGTATTTGCCGGTTCAGGAAAGAGGGCAGGGCTTGGGGGATGTGAGGAGCCGGATTTCTGCTTTTCGAGCACCCAGCACCGAGATTTCTCTACTGAGTGAACCTGACTTGGACCATGATTGCATGCGCTCTCCTGCGGAAGGTAGAGAACCTGCAGTACAACCAGCAGCTTTTTGTACTGGACCTTCTGGGGATTGAGCTAACAGGCCTCACTTCTCATTACCATTCCATGCTGCGAGCTTGGCAACGGGTCTTCAGTGTGAAATGGAACATCTCACAGCCAGGGGAATGGATCTTGGAAGAACCACTGTTCTATAATCGACTGATCCAAGCCATCATAATACACTTAGCAAGTGTGCAAGCCTGTATGGTGAAAAAAAGATGCATAAAACTGGCCCACCTaagagacagggaggggtggagaTCAGCAGAAGCCCTTCAAGGGGTGACAGGCATTCGGGCGTCTCGGCTGTCTCATAATAGAGTAGTTGAGGTGGTCAGATCAGCTCTGCCTGGCAACTTCAGAGGGGCTCTGGAGATACAGCTAAGGCAATTCCAGGGGAACAATTTTTATTGTCCATCGCTTGACGTCGCTGCTGCCGAGGGGGGTGCACAGGAAGACGATGATACAAAGATCCATTGTTTCCGAACCCCAGAGTTGAGGAACTTTAAGGACATTATAAAGAAGGCCATATTTATCACCTATGTTAAAGCGGCTCACTTTGAAGGACTTGACTCTTTGAAGGACCTGAAAACGTTGAGGTGGGCAGTTGACTTAATTTTTAatagtcatttttaatttgtactgGTCATTCCATGCTTATGATTTAGGTTGTTAAAAAGGCTAAATGGCTGAGTATTGACTGCGTATTGCAATTGAAGTTAATCCACTATTGGTGtagaataaatatattaataacaatgaaagtgtttattaatatatctctccatctctctctctctctcacacacacacacattgcactctttcattctgtctgtctctctctgaccatattcacaatattacaatattatttacatgttttttacACGTGCGCAAGAGTATAAAAGAGATAGCACTCTAATCAAACACTTCATATTTCcagtcaacaacaacaaaaataccaAAACCACGCTGTATGGAAAATGTAATATCtttaatgtggaaaaagttTCGAAAAATAGATATGAGCTGagtatgatatatatatatatatatatatatatatgtgtgtgtgtaaaaaaagaaaaatatattattccaGAATCACACTTATATATCACAGCTTTATTATATCTTCACCTTAAGATTTTAGTTTATTTCTGGAAAATAAGAATgtcgataaataaataaatacatgtctACAAATGCCTAGCCAACTTCAAGTGgaaaatttgatttgatcacGTCCAGGTGAACAGCAGGGGATGCAGTGATGGTGAAGagattttcaattttcaaaaagTACTTGCTGGTGTAAAATCATGATTCTTCCTGAGGTTCTGAAAGAAAATACCTCTAGGTTAGAGATGTGCATATATGGACACAAAACAGGGATACATACACAATTCACTTATACTTGTGCAACAGTGCAAGAATGCAATTTTCTGTATGATGTTGAGGAATGCATTACCTATCCACGTTCGATATATAGGCAGAGTAAAGGCTGGGTGAGTGATTTCCACAGTCACTCTTAGACGTTCACCTTCCACTCCTTTATCCTCCCTTCTGATATTTACTGTGTTTGTCCAGGGAAGGTCACTCCCTtttcctttgtctttttcttcctccctctcttcatccGCTCCGTCTCTCCTCCTTGCTCTTTTTACTGCTGGTGTTCCAGGGCGTTTTGGCTCCACCTTAATCTCTCCATCGCCTTTTTCATCAATGATGTCTATGGCATCTACCCCACAATTTTCCTCCGTCACtaccaaaaacaaatattttttagaacaatgtgggagtgggagtgtgaTATAATGGATGAAGAACTCAGTTTGGGAGTGTGATACAATGGATGGAGAACTCAGTTTGGGCATGTGATACAATGCGTGGAGAACTCAATTTGGGATTGTGATATAATGGATGGAGAACTCAGTTTGGGAGTGTGATACAATGGATGGAGAACTCAGTTTGGGATTGTAATACAATTGATGGATAACTCAGTTTGGGATTGTGATATAATGGATGGAGAACTCAGTTTGTAACTCAAAGGGTGTGGGGATTATTGCATATTATGTGAGAGCTAATCCTAATTTCCACCACCAGCCAGATGTATAATGTCTGACTTGTGCTACTTGTCTATTTTAAGCATGCAGTTGatcagcagaaacacacacgcaggcaagCATGCTCCTGCCCATACTTTGAGTgagtaaataaaaaacccaAAGGTCACAGTACATTTATCTGTGCTTGAACATAAGTAGCAGTAGGACAAACATGGCAGACATCAGCATGctcaaaagaaagaaatacacactcactgtgTGTATGCCCATTCCGCTGGCTGTGGATGTATCTGTCAGTCTGTCCCCCTCTTCCTGTGGATCTCTGTATGGTGCACACGCTCTTCAGCTCCGGGGTCCCATCTTCCCCTTCAACCTCAATCTCCGTGGAGACAAGAGGGGAAAGAGTGGCCCCTCCTGCTGCCCACGACAGTTTGGCTTTGGGATGGCCCCCcaataaaatgagagaaaacacTCCAATCCCCCCCTTCTTCCACTGTACAGACAGAGATGAGGGGATGGAGGGGGCATCTAAGGAAGTAGACAGATGGAGAGGCAGAATGGGAGGTGGCTACTGGTTAAATAAGATAATCAAGAACACTCATGATATATATTGCAGTGATTATTGACTAACATTCAgtttaatgtttctttttattggCATACATTTTATCCATCCGTTTGACCTATAGCTTGAATTCATTCAGGACAAGAGGTTGGTTTCTGAATTTTAAGCATTCTCTGAGTTCAGCGCTAACTAATGGGTCCTTATAGCACTTTACCAAAGTCAGAGAAAGTGTACCTGATTGGTTGCTTTGCCACTGTCTCTCAATTGGTTCTTGCAGGGAACAGTGCATCACTCTGCAGACAATCCTCGTCTTTTCACTTCCCCTTTTCTCACTCCTTTCCTCCCTCAGAGTAGCAGTTGCACGATATGTGCTGGAACTAGTCAGCAGCGGGCCCCAAATGTCTCCACATTCTACAAGCTCCTCATTCTGTTCCTCTGTTATTCTCCACCAAGAAACTGAGATGTCAGGTGGGTAGAATCCTGTCACTTCACAGCCAAGGGTCAGGGGATTTTTAGGGGAGTGGGTGGACGCAGCAGGGCACGATATGATGTCTGACACATGAGGCCTCTTTATGAATCCTACGGAGAACAAATGTGAACACATGACAATGACGCGTCTTTCTTCCTCACATTCTTCATGTGCCATTTATggtctctctctatcttcctTACCTCTGGTTTctcgtgtgattggctgtttgagGGCCATGTGATGCACTGTCACCCACACTTTGGTCTCCCCTCTCTCGAGCTCAGCGCGGGGCAGCTTGCACTGGCTGATGGCTGAGAAGAACCCCTGGGCGTCAGGTCGAGGGGCAGCGAGGGGTGCTGGGGGCGCCACAGGGCTGAGTTCTCCACCCTGACAAAACCAGCGGAAGGTGATGATGTCAGGGTGAAACCCGGAAGCTTGGACTGTGAGAGTGACGATGCCTGGAGATGGCAGGGAGGTTGGAGGTcatacacatgcagacgcaGTGCACTAGAGTAGAGTGTAACCGTGTTAGGCTCACACAGTGCCCTTTGCTATATAAACATCCCAGTCAGAATAAAAATTTGCAGAGCTGAATTTCTATTTCACTGCTAAATGTCTCTGAAGCTCGGCTCTGCAATGCAACTAATCATCTGTTGTTAAATGTTGAGGAAAAGAAGAGAATGCGCAATAATACCTGCACTATCAGCTGGCTCTGTGAGTTGAATCTCAGATACTTCAGGAGCAGCTGGAAAAGGAGAGATTGTGTTCATATGGAAAGGCTGATAGTAAACCGAGgcacaagaaaatgaaattgaactAACCCACGATAGAAAGACATATGCTGTTTTGATtgtatgctgttttatttatctccacatgaaatcaatttccttgtggggattaataaagtattATCTCATCATAACCAACTTGGATAAAAGAGAGATTTTATAAAGACAAGATTCAATATGTGAAAATTATCaagataaaatgtgaaaaagtaaaacaaaagatTAATGTAGCTTTCCTTTACCCAACAGTGTGAACCTGTCTGACACTCTTTCCACCACCACTTTGTCTTTGCCCATATAGGAGACCTGGCATTTGAACACTGCCCCTTTGTGGATAGAAATGTGAGGGATGAACGATAGGGAGGAAAGTAGCTGTTGAGTGCTGCCATTTCCTGAGAGTAGAGGGCGTTGTGTGTGAAGCTTGTAATATCCAACTTCTCCACCTGGGGGTAGCAGAGGACCTTTCTCTGTAACTAATGCAAGAAAATGAGAGAAGAGTTTACATGTGAATATGGACCAGAAAAAGATccataatgtaataatgaaatTACAACAACAGAATGCTACTATCAGCAATTATACTGACAATCATTGAGTTTGCAAGAATATGGTAGTAACTAAAGATAATGCATGCTATAATGTACATATGAATGTTGTTATGGCACTATACCTGTTTGGGAGGTGTCTAAAATGAGCTTGTCATTGAGGAACCAGGTAGTTTGCACTCTGTCTACCCTCCTGCCCTCCACACTCACAGTGACCCTGCCCTTCTGACCAACAATTACCCGAGGGGGCAGTATTATTCCAGACACACTGAGGGACTTTTGCTTTTCTGgacaaggagaaggagaagggggtgggggggtgggggggggggagagagagagagagcgttaaTGGGCTCTATTAACACTGAGAGAATACATTGATTAACTCCTGGTTACAGCCTGTTGAATATACAGGGAGTAAATACATGAGGTTTTAGCCAAATATCTGGATTTTAGCTATTGAATAGGCATTATGGCAGCTTTGTTTCAGGAATGATTACTAAAGTAAGTTTTATGGAAGTaccaaaaagcaaaaatccATATAAACAGATGGCACAACAAAAGAAACAATTCTCTATGCTATGTACTTCTGTGTGTTGAGGGGGGCAACACTCACCATCCCTCTTCCTCCAGGAAAACCCAAAACACAGCAAGAAAACCAAAACCAGAGAGATGATCATGAGGGCAACGGAGGCCTTGGCTGACTTTGTCAGTACTGTGGCCTCGTCTGAAACAGGCGGGGAGTGATGGAGGAGAGGTGTTAGTATCTTTTCTGGTCATTATGCTCTTCTATTGGGAGCATGGGGAatttcatacaaacacacataatgtggtacgaaacaaaaaaaaagtaagcaatCAAAAATCTGAACTAAGTATATCTTAGCCTTCAGACAGCTCATACCATTGGTAAGGAAGAGATCCACAGTTGCGGAGACTGGTTCAGGAACAAAAGGCTGCCATACCACACACTGGACCTCCccagccctctccctctcctctttgtTCAGCGTGCGAAAATGTCTGGTTCTGAAGGTGCCTcctgggctgggcaggactaAAGGAGGGTCAGGCAAAACGGAGCCATTCTGGAGCCATTGGACAGTGATGTCTTCTGGGTAAAATTCTTCAATGTcacaggagagagtgagaggggaggagggtgagTCTGCGGGGATTGTGGAGAGAGTGACAATGGGGAgttctgagagggagagagacaaaaagagagtCAACATATGAATCTCATCTTGCATGTTTCTTGGGAGGAAAACAATACACCTTTGAAAACGCTGTTGGCACACATACAAAGGTGAGAATTATTTACAGCATTTTGAAACATCAAAAAACATCCAAAACTGTGAAACTGTTtcaacacacaaatgcaagttTAATGGCCTTAAACCTACACAAAGTTTTATAGGTTATTCAGTCTTAGTATAAATCTGATTCAACTCAAAATATATCTGGAATTTAGTTACGAGGTATTGATAAAACATTAAGTTATGTCAACTTTatcatttgaatttatttgaagtCTGATATTTCAGAGTGAGGCCCTCAAATGTCAAAACCAAATTTTGAACACTTCTTTTAAGCCAGCGGGACTTGAGTCCAGGCCTAAATCAGAGAGAAGATCAAATCTCAATCATGCACCATCCACAGCATTGTGTGGCCCTTAAACAAAAGACAATTCACAGATGTTGAATTAACAtaagtaaaatgcattttgataaCTGCAACTTGACTGTAACTTGATTAAGAACTTGATTAAGCCTCAGCAGTTAATTAAGTCAATTTAACttaagtcaaaataaaattgcattttatttatttagttattttaaagaaatgtaagtaaaaaaaagaaaatcatgttttttttagtggCTGTCTTCAATATCCGTTCTGTTAGACAATAGAAACACCATGAAGAATGTTTGAACTTTAATTTCGATGAACTTTGAATTTCTTTTCCCACAAACTTGTTAAGTTGCCTTAACTTGTTATTTGAAGTCAATAAAACcaatcaatacatttttcaccagTAGGTTGACTGCAACTAATATAAGCTAGAGAAACATTTCCTATTGCATTCTCATTACAGACAAGTGTGAATTCCCCAAAGTTAAAAAAAGTATTGATTGTCctcacagacaaacagcaaaaatGTAATAGTAGCAGAAATTCTGGCATCTTAAAATGACAAAGATTTTCATGATGGTGTTCACGTTCTTTTCTATTTTACAGCAATAGTTTCAGCAGCTGATGTACTTTCATTACAGCAAGGCGAGCAATAAGGAAGAGGAAATCGTAAAAAGGCGAGAAAGataagagagaaagaacaggaaGAGAAGGATGATGAGTGCTTAAAGGCTCTCACGGGTGATGTTGAGTGGAAACTCCATGGCCAGAGGCTTCTGCAGGGCTGCATGGCTCACCGCACAGCTGAAGTTGACATATTTATCCTTGGCAGTGGGAGTGAGAGTCAGACTGCTCACAGCCCAGAAGTAGCCCTCGCTGGTGAGGTTAACTGCTGTGAACGGACTGGGAGGCTGCAACACTTCTCCACCTTTCATCCAGGAGAAGTGGATCAGGGGGGGAGCGAAGCCCTGAGCCAAACATTTGATCACACTTTCCCTTTGGAGAACCACCCTTGTGGACAGGATTGTAAGGGAGGGTGGGGCTGCCagatacagagaaagagagagattaactattgttaataataataataataataataataataatattcataataataattattattattttttaattattattatagcaacAATAAtcattattgtcattgttattattacaacAGGATAACTGTAGGAAGTAAACATTGAGTTTTCAGCTGAAATTACATAATCAGTGAATGATAAATGGTTTCTGTATAGTATTTTAACAGCGTTGTCATAAATAGGTCAACATTCTGATAACTTCTGAGTCATCATTCACAAAGCTCTTAGTCTTTATCCATCAGTGTTTATCTTATTCAAACACTGCTCTCTGGGTCAAGATCGGAGGGTTTCCACTGCTTGAGAATTCTGTGACATGGTAACTGTAAAAGAACAGCTTTGTGAATAATGAGATCAGATACCTTTATCTCATTTTCAAATCCAAAGCACACTCAGTTCCAATATATGATACAACACCTCCAtactccccacacagaaaaggcaCCTCAGCTATGGGTATTTCATCTATCCTCCAGTGTTCCAGTGTAAAACTGGACAACAACCATCTCTCTCCACCCTATCAGTACCTACCTGTAATGTCGATTGTTATGTTGTTGGAGTAGACCTCACTGTTGTTGTAGGTGATGCTGCACTCATACTTCCCCTGGTGGCTGAGTGAAGCATTATGAATGGTCAGTGAGAAGTTCCCATTGGCAAATGCACTCTGATCCAAACTGAAACCTTGCTCGATGTGGGTGACATTGGTCCCAGCTATAAGGGCTATAACTAATCCATTGTGGAGCCAGCT
Protein-coding sequences here:
- the si:ch211-180a12.2 gene encoding uncharacterized protein si:ch211-180a12.2, with the translated sequence MKFKVPFCFGLLIVIKLVSPTVWTKLHSSRLLPCSASLPLEGNEGEQKINASLLEVSWLHNGLVIALIAGTNVTHIEQGFSLDQSAFANGNFSLTIHNASLSHQGKYECSITYNNSEVYSNNITIDITAPPSLTILSTRVVLQRESVIKCLAQGFAPPLIHFSWMKGGEVLQPPSPFTAVNLTSEGYFWAVSSLTLTPTAKDKYVNFSCAVSHAALQKPLAMEFPLNITQLPIVTLSTIPADSPSSPLTLSCDIEEFYPEDITVQWLQNGSVLPDPPLVLPSPGGTFRTRHFRTLNKEERERAGEVQCVVWQPFVPEPVSATVDLFLTNDEATVLTKSAKASVALMIISLVLVFLLCFGFSWRKRDEKQKSLSVSGIILPPRVIVGQKGRVTVSVEGRRVDRVQTTWFLNDKLILDTSQTVTEKGPLLPPGGEVGYYKLHTQRPLLSGNGSTQQLLSSLSFIPHISIHKGAVFKCQVSYMGKDKVVVERVSDRFTLLAAPEVSEIQLTEPADSAGIVTLTVQASGFHPDIITFRWFCQGGELSPVAPPAPLAAPRPDAQGFFSAISQCKLPRAELERGETKVWVTVHHMALKQPITRETRGFIKRPHVSDIISCPAASTHSPKNPLTLGCEVTGFYPPDISVSWWRITEEQNEELVECGDIWGPLLTSSSTYRATATLREERSEKRGSEKTRIVCRVMHCSLQEPIERQWQSNQSDAPSIPSSLSVQWKKGGIGVFSLILLGGHPKAKLSWAAGGATLSPLVSTEIEVEGEDGTPELKSVCTIQRSTGRGGQTDRYIHSQRNGHTHMTEENCGVDAIDIIDEKGDGEIKVEPKRPGTPAVKRARRRDGADEEREEEKDKGKGSDLPWTNTVNIRREDKGVEGERLRVTVEITHPAFTLPIYRTWIEPQEES